The following are encoded in a window of Manihot esculenta cultivar AM560-2 chromosome 8, M.esculenta_v8, whole genome shotgun sequence genomic DNA:
- the LOC110621452 gene encoding WEB family protein At1g12150: MVNIRGREQKSSGSPKGEVGEIDTRAPFQSVKAAVSLFGEVVVSKDKDKQLSIKKLSSEDVLDTETQLILVEREFDMYKQRLEVAEETKSRAHSELDKAKITLNELATKLKTTNQSRLSAMEAAETVKTQAKELEVAESQQHLGNAARKQELDQTREQYKVIVCELDIVKQELNQIRQDFDRALEAKSTSFQQAAEAQRVANMNAEKINELSNQIKIMQEQALQLRLASIEAQEQQENIIAEKEACIRAAIVTKEEVDKKLKSLIQDYDPKLPRRLELKLAETNMEIEYVQEEMRRTHALDVETMKVITIELDESKKTLQKIAEEENLLRSIVTPIRLELDKVKKEKAELEKKENEILDQQRFQLEQLTSEAEKARTEAEEMKKNKNQLNQETKNAKASVEKTKGKLNFALKKAELAKEEEKIAHDEMKILSEKHKKQNPESTDNIINISLQEFESLKKKVEESETIADAKETEAIIQVEDINTRKNAAEKKLQENLKAIKEIKEATDIAWKSVEILVEKAHMEGHEHRRRRKKDDK, from the exons ATGGTAAACATACGTGGAAGAGAGCAAAAAAGCTCAGGATCTCCAAAAGGAGAGGTGGGAGAGATAGACACAAGAGCACCTTTCCAATCTGTCAAAGCAGCTGTTTCTTTATTTGGTGAAGTTGTAGTCTCCAAGGATAAAGACAAACAACTCTCCATTAAAAAGCTTTCTTCCGAG GATGTGTTGGACACAGAGACCCAACTTATATTGGTTGAAAGGGAGTTTGACATGTACAAGCAACGGCTCGAGGTTGCTGAGGAAACAAAGTCTAGAGCACATTCTGAACTTGACAAGGCTAAGATAACGCTTAATGAATTGGCTACCAAGCTGAAAACTACTAACCAGTCGAGATTATCAGCTATGGAAGCTGCAGAAACCGTGAAAACACAAGCTAAGGAACTCGAAGTTGCAGAATCTCAGCAACACTTGGGAAATGCTGCTCGGAAACAGGAATTGGATCAGACAAGAGAACAGTACAAGGTCATTGTGTGTGAACTTGATATTGTAAAACAAGAACTCAATCAAATCAGACAAGATTTTGATAGAGCTCTGGAGGCAAAATCAACTTCATTTCAACAAGCAGCGGAAGCTCAGCGTGTAGCCAATATGAACGCAGAAAAGATTAATGAGCTCTCAAACCAAATTAAAATCATGCAAGAACAAGCTTTGCAATTAAGGCTTGCCTCTATAGAAGCTCAAGAACAACAAGAAAATATTATAGCAGAGAAAGAGGCCTGCATAAGAGCAGCTATAGTGACCAAGGAAGAAGTTGACAAGAAATTGAAGTCTTTAATTCAAGATTATGACCCTAAGCTTCCTAGAAGACTTGAGCTGAAACTTGCAGAAACAAATATGGAGATTGAATATGTACAAGAAGAAATGAGAAGAACTCATGCCTTAGACGTGGAAACCATGAAAGTTATAACCATTGAGCTCGATGAATCAAAAAAGACATTGCAGAAGATCGCTGAGGAAGAGAATTTGCTTCGAAGTATAGTGACTCCGATTAGATTGGAATTAGATAaagttaaaaaggaaaaagctgAATTGGAAAAGAAAGAGAACGAAATATTAGATCAGCAAAGATTCCAACTTGAGCAGCTAACTTCAGAAGCTGAGAAAGCAAGAACAGAAGcagaagagatgaagaagaacAAAAATCAACTGAATCAAGAAACTAAAAATGCCAAGGCATCAGTTGAAAAAACAAAGGGCAAGCTTAACTTTGCTCTTAAAAAGGCTGAACTAgctaaagaagaagagaagatagCACATGATGAGATGAAAATATTGTCCGAGAAACACAAGAAACAAAATCCTGAATCGACTGATaacataataaatatttcattgcAGGAGTTTGAGAGTTTAAAAAAGAAAGTGGAGGAAAGTGAAACCATAGCTGATGCAAAAGAGACAGAGGCTATAATTCAAGTGGAAGATATTAATACAAGGAAGAATGCAGCAGAGAAAAAGTTGCAGGAAAATTTGAAAGccattaaagaaattaaagaagCCACTGATATCGCTTGGAAGTCAGTAGAGATATTGGTAGAGAAAGCACACATGGAAGGTCATGAACATCGAAGGCGGCGTAAAAAAGATGATAAATAA